Part of the Methylomonas sp. AM2-LC genome, CATCGGTAGATTGTTCTGCGCGATGCAAGTATTCATAAACCCCACCCGCTATTCCTAAAATAATCAGTACACTGATCAATACCAGTTTAGACGCATTTGTTTTCATACTAAACCTGCTACATTCTTTGTTTGATAACCCGCCAAAAACAGCCTTACACAGGCCTGTACATGCGTATCCAGTTCTTGAGTAGTCAGTTTTTCTGTCAGGGACAACATGGTTTTAACATGTAGCTCACCCTTCAGCAGGCTAAAAAATTGCTCAGTCGCCAATGGAATATCTGCCACTTGCAGCTGGCCCTGATGCGCCCAATCCTTTAATAGCTCACCAAACGCGGCTTTAACGCGCTGAGGGGCTGCTTCATAAAATATTTTAACTATGTCGGGATGATGCGTGGCTTCAGCATGCAAAATACGTAGCAAACGAATAGAGTCAGAATCGAACACCAAAGTGACCAACATATTCCCTAACTGTAACAAGCCCTCTGCAACTGGCAGTTTCGCGTATTGATTAAAAGTTGCGGGTGCCAATTGACGATCACAACGTTGCTGAATACTTTCTTTAAATAAATCAGCTTTATTGGCAAAGTGACTATAGATGGTCAATTTCGAGACATCTGCCGATTTTGCAACCGCGGCCATACTGGTTAGCTCATAACCTTTTTCTACAAAATGTATTGCCGCCGCCACTAATATCTGCTCTCGTTTTTCATTACTTTTAGGCCGACCGGATCTAGAACGGGCTTTTTCGGGAACAAGGTCTTTTACACTCATATACTATACCGTCTGGTTCAATATTTAAATTACTGTACCACGCAGTTTAATAAATGCAAGAACAATTTGATAATGACTCATCCTATGGGTAAGCTACTCAGCTTTAAAAGTCAAAATTGCCAGCAATTTAGCGCCTTTAAAATACAGAGAGATTGCTGACTAATTTTCAAAGCATACTAATCAACTCAGCAAGGAAAATACCCCTTATAATGAGCGCACTTTTCAATCACAGGAGAATTTATGTCTATTAAAAGAATGGTCGATCTGGATTTAGCGGGCAAACGCGTATTAATTCGTCAAGATTTAAACGTTCCGGTTAAAGATGGCAAAGTGACCAGCGATTTACGCATTCAGGCCAGTGTACCCACTGTAGAAGCGGCTTTAGCCGGTGGCGCTGCTGTGATTTTAATGTCACATTTAGGTCGCCCTACCGAAGGTGAGTACGATGCCGATTCCAGTTTGCAACCCGTTGCTGAACGGTATACCCAATTACTGGGTCAACCTGTGCGCTTGGTAAAAGACTGGCTGGATGGCGTTGATGTAAAACGCGGCGAAGTCGTATTATGCGAAAACGTGCGATTCAATAAAGGTGAGAAGAAAAACAGCCCCGAATTAGGCAAAAAAATGGCTGCTTTATGTGATATTTTCGTCATGGATGCCTTTGGTACTGCACACCGGGCTGAAGCATCTACGCACAGCGTTGCTGAGCATGCTGCTATTGCCTGTGCCGGCCCATTACTTGCTGCTGAACTGGATGCGTTAGGCAAAGCGTTGGAACATCCACAACACCCACTGGTTGCAGTGGTGGGTGGTTCTAAAGTGTCTACCAAACTGACTGTATTAGAGTCATTGTCCAGCAAAGTTGATCAATTGATAGTCGGTGGCGGCATTGCCAATACCTTTATTGCTGCTGCGGGTTATCCGGTGGGTAAATCGCTGTATGAAGCTGATTTATTGCCTGAAGCCAAGCGTCTGATTGCAGCCGCCAAACAACGTGGTGCCGACATTCCCATTCCAGTGGATGTGGTCTGTGCAAAAGAATTTTCAGAATCCGCTGTAGCAACCATCAAAAATGTTGCCGATGTGTCTGACGATGATTTGATACTGGATATTGGTCCACAAACCTCTAAAATCTACGCCGACATTCTGGCAACAGCCGGTACTATTGTCTGGAATGGCCCAGTTGGCGTGTTTGAAATCGACCAGTTTGGTGAAGGTACTAAAGCAATCTCTCTGGCAATTGCCAACAGTCCAGCATTTTCAATTGCTGGCGGTGGCGACACACTAGCTGCTATCGATAAATATAATATTTCCGATAAAGTATCTTACACCTCTACGGGTGGCGGTGCATTTCTTGAGTTTCTTGAAGGAAAAGAATTACCGGCTGTGGCGGTTTTGCAATCACGCGCATAAACTATC contains:
- a CDS encoding TetR/AcrR family transcriptional regulator, whose protein sequence is MSVKDLVPEKARSRSGRPKSNEKREQILVAAAIHFVEKGYELTSMAAVAKSADVSKLTIYSHFANKADLFKESIQQRCDRQLAPATFNQYAKLPVAEGLLQLGNMLVTLVFDSDSIRLLRILHAEATHHPDIVKIFYEAAPQRVKAAFGELLKDWAHQGQLQVADIPLATEQFFSLLKGELHVKTMLSLTEKLTTQELDTHVQACVRLFLAGYQTKNVAGLV
- a CDS encoding phosphoglycerate kinase; this encodes MSIKRMVDLDLAGKRVLIRQDLNVPVKDGKVTSDLRIQASVPTVEAALAGGAAVILMSHLGRPTEGEYDADSSLQPVAERYTQLLGQPVRLVKDWLDGVDVKRGEVVLCENVRFNKGEKKNSPELGKKMAALCDIFVMDAFGTAHRAEASTHSVAEHAAIACAGPLLAAELDALGKALEHPQHPLVAVVGGSKVSTKLTVLESLSSKVDQLIVGGGIANTFIAAAGYPVGKSLYEADLLPEAKRLIAAAKQRGADIPIPVDVVCAKEFSESAVATIKNVADVSDDDLILDIGPQTSKIYADILATAGTIVWNGPVGVFEIDQFGEGTKAISLAIANSPAFSIAGGGDTLAAIDKYNISDKVSYTSTGGGAFLEFLEGKELPAVAVLQSRA